The proteins below come from a single Mangifera indica cultivar Alphonso chromosome 16, CATAS_Mindica_2.1, whole genome shotgun sequence genomic window:
- the LOC123199150 gene encoding protein TONSOKU has product MGRDEVQLNAGKRAYRSAKAEGNRQEEARWANVIGDMLKNRGEYVEALKWFRIDYDVSNKYLPEKHLLPTCQSLGEVYLRLEYFKDALIYQKKHLELAKDTGDLVEQQRASTQLGRTYHEMFLRTEDDHYSVRNAKKYFRSAMKLAQSLKENPPSNRSSFLKEYIDAHNNIGMLEMDLDNLESAKKFLTRGLEICDEEEVSEDDDGRSRLHHNLGSVYMELRMWDKSREHIEKDIIICKRIGHCQGEAKGYINLGELHYRVQKYEEAILCYHKALNLAKSMEDEDSLASQIDQNIETVKKAMKVMDELKNEEQNLKKLTRNMVNAKGMSGERKCLLQQNASLDRLIEKSSIIFAWTKHREFAKRKKRITSELCDKEKLSDSFLVIGESYRKLRNFKKAIKWYTKSWEIYKSIGNMEGQALAKINIGDVLDCDGDWAGALDAFEEGYRIAVEANLPSTQLSALENMHYSHMIRFDNIEEARRLQLAIDKLKDTKNTNLEAQEMAGDICSETDTEENDHFSDGRSYASCSTKRSKSGSSQSKTLAGLEELKDDVPLISILRSSKRSPKMKTAYVQKQNATDKPTEASPKSLSKLTDSQQTGVGRKRVRVILSDDEGEMHAEVESLAGRFHKSPVEDVATSDELKSKSSLPSPRIFQGVTAVASKCANSSGNRINVEESTCSYKYMSPKPATPNANAIRCSAEVPSESHFATSVSNDDIDVSRNIMCNNSPSNSKLHNPDDDNNECITFKIDSDLIRLEVRSLIDGDKFNIESLKVELACLYYLQLPMEKRSKGLLPIIQHINCDGRALESLEAFETLKDQIGKDLVEVLIDGWVQKRLMKLYIDCCNEISETPNMKLLKKLYISEVEDEVIVSKCELQDISVTPLLNALHTHKAVAMLDLSHNLLGNGTMEKLQHFFSSSGQKYGDLTLDLHCNRFGPTALFQICECPVLFTRLGVLNLSGNRLTDACGSYLSAILRNCTALYSLNIENCSITSRTIQKVADALGAESIVAQLCIGNNHPVTANAIINLLSKLSLLKSLSELNLSGLKLSKLVVTSLCQLASTSCLTNLMLGSTGIGNDHALQLTESLVSGAQEPVKVDLSYCGITSVYTDRLNADASLASSIVELNLGGNPIMQEGSSALASLLMNPQCCLRVLVLNKCQLGLAGVLQLIQALAENITLEELNLANNANLDKQLALQYDSTENVNLEVLQPELNTSELSVKGFVSIEGNPDQDGLCQMNTDCNHLEVADSEDLDDQNRVKNAASAFDDDCCTSSCEKNSSLEYQFIQKVSTALGMAKQLQQLDLSNNGLSTQAAEKLYSAWSSRIEAAPAWKHIKNQTIHLSTEENKCCRVKPCCRRN; this is encoded by the exons ATGGGTCGAGATGAGGTCCAATTGAATGCGGGGAAACGCGCTTATCGGAGCGCGAAGGCGGAGGGGAACCGGCAGGAGGAAGCGCGGTGGGCGAATGTAATTGGTGACATGTTGAAGAATAGAGGAGAGTACGTTGAGGCTCTCAAGTGGTTTCGGATCGACTATGACGTTTCAAACAAGTACTTGCCTGAAAAGCACTTGTTGCCCACGTGTCAGTCTCTTGGTGAAGTCTATTTACGCCTCGAGTACTTTAAGGACGCCTTGATTTATCAG AAAAAGCACTTGGAGCTTGCCAAGGATACAGGTGATCTTGTTGAGCAGCAAAGAGCTAGCACACAACTTGGTCGTACATACCATGAAATGTTTTTAAGAACCGAAGATGATCACTACTCAGTTCGCAATGCCAAAAAGTACTTCAGATCTGCCATGAAACTGGCTCAGAGTCTGAAGGAGAACCCACCGAGTAATAGATCTTCTTTCCTTAAAGAATATATTGATGCACATAACAATATTGGAATGCTTGAAATGGACCTTGACAATTTGGAATCTGCCAAAAAATTCCTTACTAGAGGATTAGAGATCTGTGATGAAGAAGAGGTGAGCGAAGATGATGATGGAAGAAGTAGGCTTCATCACAACCTCGGAAGTGTTTATATGGAGCTCAGAATGTGGGATAAGTCTCGGGAACACATTGAGAAGGACATTATAATTTGTAAGAGAATTGGACACTGCCAAGGGGAGGCAAAAGGGTATATTAATCTTGGTGAGCTGCATTACAGGGTTCAAAAGTATGAGGAGGCCATTCTTTGTTACCATAAAGCACTTAATTTGGCGAAATCCATGGAAGATGAAGATTCTTTGGCTAGCCAAATTGACCAAAATATTGAAACTGTAAAGAAAGCTATGAAAGTGATGGATGAGTTGAAGAATGAAGAGCAAAATCTGAAGAAGCTAACAAGAAATATGGTCAACGCAAAAGGCATGTCTGGTGAAAGGAAGTGTCTGCTGCAGCAGAATGCATCCCTTGACCGTCTCATTGAAAAATCAAGCATAATCTTTGCATGGACAAAG CATCGTGAGTTTgcaaaaaggaagaagagaataACAAGTGAACTTTGTGACAAGGAAAAGCTAAGCGATTCATTTTTAGTTATTGGAGAATCATACCGGAAGCTCAGAAATTTCAAGAAAGCCATTAAATGGTACACAAAGAGTTGGGAAATATACAAGTCAATTGGCAATATGGAG GGTCAGGCATTAGCAAAAATTAACATTGGTGATGTTTTGGACTGTGATGGTGATTGGGCAGGAGCACTTGATGCATTTGAAGAGGGCTATAg GATTGCTGTTGAAGCTAATCTTCCTTCGACTCAACTTTCTGCACTAGAGAATATGCACTACAGTCACATGATAAGATTTGACAATATTGAAGAGGCCAG GAGGTTGCAGCTTGCGATTGATAAGCTGAAAGATACAAAAAATACAAATCTTGAAGCACAAGAAATGGCAGGGGATATCTGCTCTGAGACTGACACAGAAGAGAATGATCATTTCTCAGATGGTAGGTCTTATGCAAGTTGCTCTACCAAGAGGAGTAAATCTGGTTCTTCTCAGTCAAAAACTTTAGCTGGTTTAGAAGAGCTTAAGGATGATGTTCCTCTAATTTCAATTCTTCGGTCCAGCAAAAGATCACCCAAAATGAAAACAGCTTATGTACAAAAACAAAATGCTACTGACAAGCCAACTGAAGCATCTCCAAAAAGTTTGTCTAAATTAACTGATAGTCAGCAGACAGGTGTTGGTCGTAAACGTGTTCGAGTAATTCTTTCAGACGATGAAGGTGAAATGCATGCTGAGGTGGAATCCTTGGCAGGAAGATTTCACAAGAGTCCAGTAGAAGATGTTGCTACTTCTGATGAAC TTAAGAGTAAGAGTAGTCTACCTAGTCCTCGTATATTTCAG GGTGTCACAGCAGTGGCTTCCAAATGTGCTAACAGCTCTGGCAATCGTATTAATGTTGAAGAAAGCACATGTTCATACAAATATATGAGTCCTAAACCAGCTACTCCAAATGCAAATGCTATCAGATGCTCTGCAGAAGTTCCTTCCGAGTCTCATTTTGCTACTAGTGTTTCCAATGATGATATTGATGTCTCAAGGAATATAATGTGTAACAACAGTCCATCTAACTCAAAGTTGCATAATCCTGATGATGATAACAAT GAAtgtataacatttaaaattgaCAGTGATTTGATACGTTTGGAAGTTCGTTCATTAATTGATGGTGACAAGTTTAACATTGAGTCTTTGAAGGTTGAGCTGGCATGCTTATACTATCTGCAGCTCCCTATGGAGAAGAGATCAAAAG GCCTGTTGCCCATAATTCAGCATATAAATTGTGATGGAAGAGCTCTAGAATCCTTGGAAGCATTTGAAACTCTCAAGGATCAAATAGGAAAAGATTTGGTTGAAGTCCTTATTGATG GGTGGGTTCAAAAGCGCTTGATGAAGCTTTACATTGATTGCTGCAATGAGATATCCGAGACTCCCAATATGAAGTTGCTTAAAAAACTATACATTTCGGAG GTGGAGGATGAAGTCATAGTGTCAAAATGTGAATTGCAAGACATCTCAGTAACTCCATTGTTGAATGCACTGCACACCCACAAAGCTGTTGCCATGCTAGACCTTTCTCACAACTTGTTAG GAAATGGAACAATGGAGaaacttcaacattttttttcatcttctggCCAAAAATACGGCGACTTAACATTAGATTTGCATTGCAATCGTTTTGGTCCAACTGCTTTATTTCAG ATTTGTGAATGTCCTGTGCTATTCACCCGACTGGGAGTGCTTAATCTCTCTGGAAATCGCCTTACTGATGCATGTGGATCTTACCTTTCAGCAATCTTGAGAAATTGCACAG CCCTGTACAGCTTGAACATAGAAAATTGTTCAATCACATCTAGAACAATCCAAAAGGTTGCTGATGCACTGGGTGCTGAATCTATAGTTGCCCAACTTTGCATAG GAAACAACCACCCTGTAACCGCCAATGCTATCATTAACTTATTGTCCAAACTATCTCTTTTGAAAAG TCTTTCGGAGCTGAATCTAAGTGGTTTGAAGCTAAGCAAGTTGGTTGTCACTAGCCTTTGCCAACTTGCTAGTACCTCATGTTTGACAAATCTTATGCTGGGGAGCACTGGTATAGGAAAT GATCATGCACTGCAATTAACTGAGTCATTGGTCAGTGGGGCACAAGAACCTGTGAAAGTTGACCTATCATATTGTGGAATAACATCAGTGTACACTGACAGACTAAATGCTGATGCCAGTCTAGCAAGTAGCATTGTTGAACTAAACCTAGGAGGAAATCCTATTATGCAAGAG GGTAGCAGTGCATTAGCATCACTGCTTATGAATCCTCAATGTTGTCTTAGAGTTTTGGTACTAAACAAGTGTCAGCTGGGGCTTGCTGGAGTTCTTCAACTAATCCAGGCACTAGCTG AGAATATTACTCTAGAGGAGCTCAATCTTGCTAATAATGCCAATCTGGATAAACAATTAGCTCTACAATATGATTCCACAGAGAATGTGAATCTAGAAGTTTTGCAGCCTGAACTCAATACATCTGAACTTTCAGTCAAGGGGTTTGTGTCCATCGAAGGAAACCCCGATCAAGATGGTTTATGTCAAATGAACACTGACTGCAATCACCTCGAAGTTGCTGATAGTGAAGACTTAGACGACCAGAACAGGGTAAAAAATGCTGCATCTGCATTTGATGATGACTGTTGCACAAGCTCGTGTGAAAAGAATTCATCTCTGGAGTACCAATTCATTCAAAAAGTTTCAACTGCACTCGGCATGGCAAAGCAGTTGCAGCAGTTGGATCTCAGCAACAATGGTTTGTCAACACAAGCTGCCGAAAAATTATATTCCGCATGGTCATCCAGAATAGAAGCTGCACCAGCCTGGAAGCACATTAAGAATCAGACAATCCATTTATCCAcagaagaaaacaagtgttGCAGAGTAAAACCCTGCTGCCGAAGGAATTGA